One Vicinamibacteria bacterium DNA segment encodes these proteins:
- the lon gene encoding endopeptidase La, whose translation MSETKDDRTPDFESGGVHEVNLSDVPRELAILPLRDTILFPHAILPLAVARESSVALVHEAVRDRKVIGVVTQRDPTIDDPVESDLYRVGTLTHIHKMFKFPDGSLRLVVQGIQRFSLLGVNQYRPFIKAGLELLKDVVPAAQEVEVRALAQSVQGLFQRVVELSPTLSDELQTLAANIQDPARLADFIAGSIPSLNTAQKQEFLEILDVRARLDRINKVLVKDLEVLEVGSKIQSQVKSELQKNQREYYLREQMKAIQKELGDGDDQQREYNELREKVEKAGMPEEIKKEAVRELDRLTKMSPAAAEYTVARTYLDWLVALPWSRRTEVEIDLAKAKEVLDNDHYDLEKVKDRILEYLAVRKMKPDLKGPILCFVGPPGVGKTSLGKSIASALGRKFVRISLGGMRDEAEIRGHRRTYIGALPGQIIQGLRRADSKNPVFILDEVDKIGLDFRGDPSAALLEVLDPEQNNTFKDHYIDLPFDLSEVLFITTANILDTVPPALKDRMEVIRLAGYIEEEKLHIARRHIIPRQLENHGMTAETVAFGDEALTKLIREYTREAGLRNLEREIASIIRKVARKKAEGSPETVAVTPERVEEFLGAPYFMREEMDERTLIPGVALGLSWTAAGGEVLYIEASQMFGKKGLTLTGQLGDVMKESAQAALSWVRAHARQLGIEDSFFERVDLHLHVPEGAIPKDGPSAGITLVTAIVSLLTGRPVRPRVAMTGEMTLSGRVLPVGGIKEKVLAAHRLGVKEVLLPKRNEKAVKEDIPENVRTDLKVTLVSSIEEVLERALTPGSFESNRDKDRWQLRLSN comes from the coding sequence ATGAGCGAGACCAAGGACGACCGTACGCCGGACTTCGAGTCCGGAGGCGTCCACGAAGTGAACCTATCGGACGTGCCGCGGGAGCTGGCCATCCTGCCCCTGCGCGACACCATCCTGTTTCCCCACGCCATCCTGCCCCTGGCCGTGGCGCGGGAGAGCTCGGTGGCCCTCGTGCATGAGGCGGTCCGCGACCGCAAGGTCATCGGGGTGGTGACCCAGCGGGACCCCACCATCGATGACCCCGTAGAGAGCGACCTCTACCGCGTGGGCACCCTCACCCATATCCACAAGATGTTCAAGTTCCCGGATGGATCCCTGCGCCTGGTCGTGCAGGGCATCCAGCGCTTCTCCCTCCTGGGGGTGAACCAGTACCGGCCGTTCATCAAGGCCGGCCTGGAGCTGCTTAAGGACGTGGTGCCCGCCGCCCAGGAGGTCGAGGTACGGGCCCTGGCCCAGAGCGTGCAAGGACTCTTCCAGCGGGTGGTGGAGCTCTCCCCCACCCTGTCCGACGAGCTGCAGACCTTGGCCGCCAACATCCAGGATCCGGCGCGCCTGGCCGATTTCATCGCCGGCAGCATCCCCTCCCTGAACACCGCTCAGAAGCAGGAGTTCCTGGAGATCCTCGACGTGCGGGCGCGGCTGGACCGTATCAACAAGGTGCTGGTCAAGGATCTGGAGGTGCTGGAGGTCGGCAGCAAGATCCAGAGCCAGGTCAAGAGCGAACTCCAGAAGAACCAGCGCGAGTACTACCTGCGCGAGCAGATGAAGGCCATCCAGAAGGAGCTGGGGGACGGGGACGACCAGCAGCGCGAGTACAACGAGCTACGGGAGAAGGTCGAGAAGGCGGGGATGCCGGAGGAGATCAAGAAGGAAGCCGTGCGCGAGCTGGACCGCCTTACCAAGATGTCCCCCGCCGCCGCCGAGTACACGGTGGCCCGCACCTACCTGGACTGGCTGGTGGCCCTGCCCTGGAGCCGGCGCACGGAGGTCGAAATCGACCTCGCCAAGGCCAAGGAGGTCCTGGACAACGACCACTACGACCTGGAGAAGGTCAAGGATCGGATCCTCGAGTACCTGGCCGTGCGCAAGATGAAGCCGGACCTCAAGGGGCCCATCCTCTGCTTCGTGGGACCCCCGGGGGTGGGCAAGACCAGCCTCGGCAAGTCCATCGCCAGCGCGCTCGGTCGCAAGTTCGTGCGCATCAGCCTGGGCGGCATGCGGGACGAGGCGGAGATCCGCGGCCATCGGCGGACATACATCGGAGCCCTGCCTGGGCAGATCATCCAGGGCCTACGCCGGGCGGACAGCAAGAACCCCGTCTTCATCCTGGACGAGGTGGACAAGATCGGGCTGGACTTCCGGGGTGATCCCTCGGCCGCCCTCCTCGAGGTCTTGGACCCCGAGCAGAACAACACCTTCAAGGACCACTACATCGATTTGCCCTTCGACCTCTCGGAGGTGCTGTTCATCACCACCGCCAACATCCTCGACACCGTGCCCCCTGCCCTGAAAGACCGCATGGAGGTAATCCGCCTCGCCGGCTACATCGAGGAGGAGAAGCTGCACATCGCCCGACGCCACATCATCCCCCGTCAGCTCGAGAACCACGGGATGACCGCGGAGACGGTGGCCTTCGGTGACGAGGCCCTGACCAAACTCATCCGGGAGTACACCCGGGAGGCCGGCCTCCGGAACCTGGAGCGGGAGATCGCGAGCATCATCCGCAAGGTGGCGCGCAAGAAGGCGGAAGGATCTCCGGAGACAGTGGCCGTCACCCCCGAGAGAGTGGAAGAGTTCTTAGGCGCGCCCTACTTCATGCGCGAGGAGATGGATGAGCGCACGCTCATTCCGGGGGTGGCCCTAGGCCTCTCCTGGACCGCGGCCGGGGGCGAGGTGCTCTACATCGAAGCCAGCCAGATGTTCGGGAAGAAAGGCCTCACCCTGACCGGGCAGCTGGGCGACGTCATGAAGGAGAGCGCCCAGGCCGCCCTTTCCTGGGTGCGGGCCCACGCCCGCCAACTCGGGATCGAGGACTCCTTCTTCGAGCGGGTCGACCTGCACCTCCACGTGCCGGAGGGGGCGATTCCCAAGGACGGCCCGTCCGCCGGCATCACCCTCGTCACTGCCATCGTCTCCCTGCTCACCGGCCGCCCCGTGAGGCCCCGGGTGGCCATGACCGGAGAGATGACGCTCTCCGGGCGCGTGCTCCCGGTGGGAGGAATCAAGGAGAAGGTCCTGGCCGCGCACCGCCTGGGAGTCAAAGAAGTCCTCCTCCCCAAGCGCAACGAGAAGGCGGTGAAGGAGGACATCCCCGAGAACGTCCGCACCGATCTCAAAGTGACGCTCGTCTCGTCGATCGAGGAGGTCCTGGAGCGGGCCCTCACGCCCGGCTCCTTCGAGTCCAACCGCGACAAGGACCGCTGGCAGCTGCGCCTCTCGAACTGA
- a CDS encoding TraR/DksA family transcriptional regulator → MARKKGVVDRERYEVLKGMLEERRNEIQQKLRSLRETLPAEVTEVKDAEEQSVDDFVQEVDFALMQMKSETLSKIDEAIQRLETGTYGSCAECSSEIAEARLKALPFAALCRSCQEQEEMKTEAEREARAFARFQKEFSVAVR, encoded by the coding sequence ATGGCAAGGAAGAAAGGCGTCGTGGATCGCGAGCGTTACGAGGTGCTGAAGGGCATGCTCGAAGAGCGGCGGAACGAGATTCAGCAGAAGCTCCGCTCTCTCCGGGAGACCCTGCCCGCCGAGGTCACCGAGGTCAAGGACGCCGAGGAGCAGAGCGTCGATGACTTCGTGCAGGAAGTGGACTTTGCTCTCATGCAGATGAAGTCGGAGACCCTGAGCAAGATCGACGAAGCCATCCAGCGCCTGGAGACCGGCACCTACGGATCGTGCGCGGAGTGCAGCTCCGAGATCGCGGAAGCCCGCCTCAAGGCCCTGCCCTTCGCCGCTCTTTGCCGGAGCTGCCAGGAGCAGGAGGAGATGAAGACCGAGGCCGAGCGCGAGGCCCGCGCCTTCGCGCGCTTCCAGAAGGAGTTCTCGGTGGCCGTCCGCTAA
- a CDS encoding DegQ family serine endoprotease, whose product MNTRGKAIASFFSVAMAAMLLGALVTTQIQRPETAMAKPPEAAVSSDLPARASGALTLDTFRDIARRETPGVVNINTRKVVKRQRFQDPFRDFFGDDMMDRFLPRGGSGTERQTQTSLGSGFIIDKEGRILTNRHVVEGADQISVTLSSGKTYEAKLVGKDARTDVALLKIEPKEALTTLELGDSDQIDVGEWVMAVGNPFGLGGNSVTVGVISFKGRALALGVQGTTVDMIQTDAAINPGNSGGPLLNTRGQVVGINTLIITGGEHQSSGVGFSVPINVARDILPQLRDKGKVTRGWLGIQIQSVDEDMAKSLKMKEAKGAIINQLTPGGPAEKAGLKAEDVILTADARKIQDNGDLSRYIASKPPGTTVHLNLLRSGEEKALSVTLGTFPDEPAEAEGGEARKGKLGMTLQDLNPTLAERLELPRATKGVVVRDVEAGETAEQAGLKRGDVIVSVNGSPVGGVDEFEQAIEAARKEGVARLRVRDSNGFRFVVLKVS is encoded by the coding sequence ATGAATACGCGCGGCAAGGCGATCGCTTCATTTTTCTCCGTGGCCATGGCCGCCATGCTGCTCGGCGCCCTGGTCACGACCCAGATCCAGAGGCCGGAGACGGCCATGGCCAAGCCCCCCGAGGCCGCGGTGTCCTCCGACCTCCCCGCCCGGGCCTCCGGTGCGCTCACCCTCGACACCTTCCGGGACATCGCGCGCCGGGAGACGCCGGGGGTCGTGAACATCAACACCCGGAAAGTCGTTAAACGGCAGCGCTTCCAGGATCCCTTCCGGGACTTCTTCGGGGACGACATGATGGACCGCTTCCTCCCCCGGGGGGGCAGCGGGACCGAGCGCCAGACCCAGACCAGCCTGGGCTCGGGCTTCATCATCGACAAGGAGGGGCGCATCCTCACCAACCGCCACGTCGTGGAGGGCGCCGACCAGATCTCGGTCACCCTCAGTAGCGGGAAGACCTACGAGGCGAAGCTGGTGGGGAAGGATGCCCGGACAGACGTGGCCCTGCTCAAGATCGAGCCCAAGGAGGCGCTGACCACCCTGGAGCTCGGCGACTCGGACCAGATCGATGTCGGCGAGTGGGTGATGGCGGTCGGGAACCCGTTCGGCCTCGGGGGCAACAGCGTGACGGTGGGCGTGATCTCCTTCAAGGGGCGGGCCCTCGCGCTGGGCGTGCAAGGCACCACCGTGGACATGATCCAGACCGACGCCGCCATCAACCCCGGCAACTCCGGGGGCCCGCTTCTGAACACGCGCGGGCAGGTGGTGGGCATCAACACCCTGATCATCACCGGGGGCGAGCACCAGTCGTCGGGGGTGGGCTTTTCCGTGCCCATAAACGTGGCCCGGGACATCCTTCCCCAGCTTCGCGACAAGGGTAAGGTCACGCGCGGCTGGCTCGGGATCCAGATCCAGTCCGTGGACGAGGACATGGCCAAGAGCCTGAAGATGAAGGAGGCCAAGGGAGCCATCATCAACCAGCTCACGCCGGGAGGTCCGGCGGAGAAGGCCGGGCTCAAGGCCGAGGACGTGATCCTCACCGCAGACGCCCGGAAGATCCAGGACAACGGCGACCTCTCCCGCTACATCGCATCCAAGCCACCGGGGACCACCGTGCACCTCAACCTGTTGCGGAGCGGGGAGGAGAAAGCGCTCTCCGTGACCCTCGGAACCTTCCCGGACGAGCCCGCGGAAGCGGAGGGCGGAGAGGCCCGCAAGGGCAAGCTGGGCATGACCCTCCAGGACCTGAACCCCACCCTGGCCGAGCGGCTGGAGCTGCCGCGGGCGACCAAGGGGGTGGTGGTCCGGGATGTCGAAGCGGGCGAGACCGCGGAACAGGCCGGCCTCAAGAGAGGGGACGTGATCGTCAGCGTCAACGGCAGCCCGGTGGGTGGCGTCGACGAATTCGAGCAGGCGATCGAAGCGGCCCGCAAGGAAGGAGTCGCGCGCCTGCGCGTGCGTGATTCCAACGGGTTCCGGTTCGTGGTCCTGAAGGTATCGTGA
- the groL gene encoding chaperonin GroEL (60 kDa chaperone family; promotes refolding of misfolded polypeptides especially under stressful conditions; forms two stacked rings of heptamers to form a barrel-shaped 14mer; ends can be capped by GroES; misfolded proteins enter the barrel where they are refolded when GroES binds) yields MAKDIVYREAARGAVLKGVNALADAVKVTLGPKGRNVILDRKFGSPTITKDGVTVAKEVDLKDPMENLGARMVREVASKTSDVAGDGTTTATVLAQCLFREGIKNVTAGVNPMELKKGIEKAVALVVEELKKLSKPVKGKMIAQVGTISANSDETIGGIIAEAMEKVGKDGVITVEESKTMETVLEVVEGMRFDRGYLSPYFVTDAERMEVVLEEPYLLIYEKKISSMKDLLPVLEKIAQQGKPLLIVAEEVEGEALATLVVNKLRGTLKAAAVKAPGYGDRRKAMLEDIATLTGGKAITEDLGIKLESMKIEDLGRAKKVVIDKENTTIIEGAGKPRDIEGRVKQLRTQIEETTSDYDREKLQERLAKLVGGVAVIKVGAATETEMKEKKARVEDAMHATKAAVEEGIVPGGGVALLRSVPALDKALQDQSLGHDVRVGMETVRRALEEPLRWIANNAGHEGNIVVGKVRGMDSEMGFNAQNNKFENLIDAGVIDPTKVVRCAIQNASSIAALMLTTEVVVAEIPEKKKEPPMPAGGMDDY; encoded by the coding sequence ATGGCGAAAGACATCGTTTACCGCGAGGCCGCGCGGGGCGCGGTCCTGAAGGGCGTCAATGCCCTGGCCGATGCCGTTAAGGTGACGCTCGGGCCCAAGGGGCGGAATGTCATCCTGGACAGGAAGTTCGGCTCCCCCACCATCACCAAGGACGGAGTCACCGTGGCCAAGGAGGTGGACCTCAAGGACCCCATGGAGAACCTGGGGGCCCGCATGGTCCGTGAGGTGGCCAGCAAGACGAGCGACGTGGCCGGGGATGGGACCACCACCGCCACCGTGCTCGCCCAGTGCCTCTTCCGCGAGGGAATCAAAAACGTGACCGCCGGCGTCAACCCCATGGAGTTGAAGAAAGGGATCGAGAAGGCGGTAGCCCTGGTCGTGGAAGAGCTCAAGAAGCTGAGCAAGCCCGTCAAGGGCAAGATGATCGCGCAGGTGGGCACCATCTCCGCCAACAGCGACGAGACCATCGGCGGCATCATTGCCGAGGCCATGGAGAAGGTGGGCAAGGACGGCGTGATCACGGTCGAGGAGTCCAAGACCATGGAAACGGTCCTGGAGGTGGTGGAGGGGATGCGTTTCGACCGCGGCTATCTCTCCCCCTACTTCGTGACCGATGCCGAGCGGATGGAAGTCGTGCTCGAGGAGCCCTATCTGCTCATCTACGAGAAGAAGATCTCGAGCATGAAGGACCTGCTGCCCGTGCTGGAGAAGATCGCCCAGCAGGGCAAGCCCCTCCTGATCGTGGCCGAGGAGGTGGAGGGCGAAGCCCTGGCCACCCTGGTGGTCAACAAGCTCCGGGGCACCCTCAAGGCCGCGGCCGTGAAGGCCCCCGGCTATGGGGACCGCCGCAAGGCCATGCTGGAGGACATCGCTACCCTCACCGGGGGCAAGGCCATCACCGAAGACCTCGGGATCAAGCTCGAAAGCATGAAAATCGAGGATCTGGGCCGGGCCAAGAAGGTGGTCATCGACAAGGAGAACACCACCATCATCGAGGGTGCGGGCAAGCCCCGGGACATCGAGGGCCGGGTGAAGCAGCTCCGGACCCAAATCGAGGAGACCACCTCCGACTACGACCGCGAGAAGCTGCAGGAGCGTCTGGCCAAGCTGGTGGGCGGGGTGGCTGTGATCAAGGTGGGAGCGGCCACGGAGACGGAGATGAAGGAGAAGAAAGCCCGGGTGGAGGACGCCATGCACGCCACCAAAGCCGCCGTCGAGGAAGGCATCGTGCCCGGCGGCGGCGTGGCCCTGCTCCGCTCCGTGCCCGCTCTGGACAAGGCGCTTCAGGACCAAAGCCTCGGCCACGACGTGCGGGTGGGCATGGAGACGGTGCGGCGGGCGCTGGAAGAGCCGTTGCGCTGGATCGCCAACAACGCGGGCCACGAGGGCAACATCGTGGTGGGCAAGGTGCGGGGCATGGACTCGGAGATGGGGTTCAACGCCCAGAACAACAAGTTCGAGAACCTGATTGACGCCGGCGTCATCGACCCCACGAAGGTGGTGCGCTGCGCCATCCAGAACGCCTCCTCGATTGCCGCCCTGATGCTGACCACCGAGGTCGTGGTGGCGGAGATCCCGGAGAAGAAGAAGGAGCCGCCGATGCCGGCCGGAGGCATGGACGACTACTGA